The following coding sequences are from one Dermacentor silvarum isolate Dsil-2018 chromosome 4, BIME_Dsil_1.4, whole genome shotgun sequence window:
- the LOC119448113 gene encoding elongation of very long chain fatty acids protein AAEL008004, protein MENITAATAADFESAEASFFRRDPRTADWALVGNKQFIVLLLAAYVYIVKVGGPRFMKDRKPYDGIKPLIVLYNASMVLLNCYFVVAFLSKTYLGGGYSLLCQGIDFEARDDRTMSMLSHVWWYVMVRIADFLDTVFFVLRKKDSHISVLHVVHHVLVVFNGWFGLAYGADGHVAFGIVFNSFVHVVMYSYYFLSLMGPSVQKYLWWKRYLTQFQLAQFVILFFHMTIPLYIDCGYPLAQMCITLPQGVFFFVMFMNFYIKSYCNRKRPHHHVEPKSKAQ, encoded by the coding sequence ATGGAGAACATcaccgccgcgacggcggctgaCTTCGAGTCGGCAGAAGCGTCTTTCTTCCGCCGTGATCCCCGCACCGCCGACTGGGCCCTGGTAGGCAACAAGCAATTCATCGTTCTGCTGCTGGCGGCCTACGTCTATATCGTCAAGGTCGGTGGGCCGCGGTTCATGAAGGACCGCAAGCCGTACGACGGCATCAAGCCCCTGATAGTGCTCTACAATGCGTCCATGGTGCTCCTCAACTGCTACTTTGTGGTGGCCTTCCTTTCCAAGACGTACCTGGGTGGCGGCTACAGCCTGCTCTGCCAGGGGATCGACTTCGAGGCGCGGGACGACAGGACCATGAGCATGCTGTCGCACGTGTGGTGGTACGTGATGGTGAGGATCGCCGACTTCCTGGACACCGTCTTCTTCGTCTTGCGCAAGAAGGACTCGCACATATCCGTCCTGCATGTGGTGCATCACGTCCTCGTGGTCTTCAACGGCTGGTTCGGCCTCGCGTACGGCGCCGACGGCCACGTCGCCTTCGGCATCGTCTTCAACAGCTTCGTGCACGTGGTCATGTACTCCTACTACTTCCTCTCTTTGATGGGACCCTCCGTACAGAAATACCTGTGGTGGAAGCGCTACCTCACCCAGTTCCAGCTGGCGCAGTTTGTAATTCTGTTTTTCCACATGACTATTCCACTGTACATCGACTGCGGATACCCCTTGGCGCAAATGTGCATTACGCTGCCACAGGGAGTATTCTTCTTCGTCATGTTCATGAACTTTTACATCAAGAGTTACTGCAACCGAAAGAGGCCTCATCATCACGTTGAACCAAAAAGTAAGGCTCAGTGA